Proteins co-encoded in one Amaranthus tricolor cultivar Red isolate AtriRed21 chromosome 7, ASM2621246v1, whole genome shotgun sequence genomic window:
- the LOC130817925 gene encoding L-ascorbate oxidase homolog — MEKRTLITSILLPWLMSMVVMVTRAEDPYLFFEWKVTYGTLSPLGVPQQVILINGQFPGPNLNTTTNNNIVLNVYNHLDEPLLFHWSGIQQRKNSWQDGTPGTMCPILPGTNYTYRFQVKDQIGSYFYFPSTGFMRAAGGFGGLRVNSRLLIPVPFADPEDDYTVMVGDWYKDGHVQLRKRLDSGKTLARPDGVLMNGKQGKVGDPKEEPLFTMKPGKTYRYRICNVGMKNSINFRIQGHHMKLVELGGSHTVQNVYDSLDIHLGECYSVLVTADKEAKDYYMIASTRFTKYHLQATGIIRYVGGKGSPSTILPEAPVGWAWSLNQFRSFRWNLTASAARPNPQGSYHYGQINITRTIKLVNTAGTVDGKLRYAINGHSHTDAQTPLKLLEYYRVTEKEFKYDVIKDEPPSNVDTLDKFTTGPNVLNGTFRNFVEIIFENHEKSIQSWHLDGYSFFPVAIEVGEWTPEKRKNYNLLDAVSRYAIQVYPKSWAAIMLTLDNAGMWQIRNESPERAYLGQQMYVSVLSPERSIRDEYNLPDNSLICGAVKTMPKPPPYSI, encoded by the exons ATGGAAAAAAGAACATTGATCACCTCCATATTGCTTCCATGGTTAATGTCCATGGTTGTGATGGTGACTCGGGCCGAGGATCCTTACCTTTTCTTCGAATGGAAGGTTACTTATGGAACCCTTTCTCCCCTCGGAGTTCCTCAACAAGTTATTCTTATCAATGGACAATTTCCCGGTCCTAATCTCAACACTACCACCAATAACAACATTGTTCTTAATGTGTATAATCATCTTGATGAGCCTCTTCTCTTCCATTG GAGCGGGATTCAACAAAGGAAGAACTCATGGCAAGATGGTACACCAGGAACAATGTGTCCAATACTACCAGGCACAAATTACACATACCGTTTCCAAGTGAAAGATCAAATCGGTAGTTACTTCTACTTCCCATCAACAGGATTCATGAGGGCTGCCGGAGGATTTGGTGGGCTTAGAGTTAACAGCCGATTGTTGATCCCCGTGCCTTTTGCTGATCCTGAGGATGATTACACCGTGATGGTAGGAGATTGGTACAAGGATGGACATGTTCAGCTTCGAAAACGCCTTGATAGTGGTAAGACTCTTGCTAGGCCCGATGGTGTCCTTATGAATGGCAAACAAGGTAAAGTGGGAGACCCTAAGGAAGAGCCTCTATTCACAATGAAGCCAGGAAAGACCTACAGGTACAGAATTTGTAATGTTGGTATGAAGAACTCCATTAACTTTAGGATTCAAGGTCATCACATGAAGCTTGTTGAGCTTGGAGGATCTCACACTGTACAAAATGTCTATGATTCTCTTGATATTCATCTTGGCGAATGTTACTCCGTGCTTGTCACAGCTGATAAAGAGGCTAAAGACTACTACATGATCGCTTCCACAAG GTTCACAAAGTACCACCTCCAGGCAACCGGCATAATTCGCTACGTAGGAGGAAAGGGATCACCATCAACAATCCTACCCGAGGCACCAGTTGGTTGGGCCTGGTCTTTGAATCAGTTCAGATCCTTTAGGTGGAACTTGACTGCTAGTGCAGCTAGGCCTAACCCACAAGGATCATACCATTATGGTCAGATTAACATTACTAGAACCATCAAGTTGGTTAACACAGCAGGTACCGTTGATGGAAAACTTCGTTATGCCATCAACGGTCACTCCCACACTGACGCTCAAACTCCATTGAAACTCCTTGAGTACTACCGCGTTACTGAGAAGGAATTCAAGTACGATGTGATCAAGGACGAGCCACCATCTAATGTTGATACCTTAGACAAGTTCACTACCGGGCCTAATGTACTTAATGGTACCTTCAGAAActttgttgagattattttcGAAAACCATGAGAAGAGCATCCAATCTTGGCATTTGGATGGTTACTCCTTCTTCCCTGTCGC GATTGAGGTCGGAGAATGGACACCCGAGAAAAGAAAGAACTACAATCTGTTGGACGCAGTGAGTAGGTACGCAATCCAAGTGTACCCGAAATCATGGGCAGCAATCATGCTGACATTGGACAATGCAGGAATGTGGCAGATAAGGAATGAGTCACCAGAAAGGGCTTACTTGGGACAACAGATGTATGTGAGTGTCTTATCTCCAGAAAGGTCAATCAGAGATGAATACAATCTTCCTGATAACTCTTTGATCTGTGGTGCAGTCAAGACCATGCCCAAACCACCACCTTACAGCATctaa